The Solanum stenotomum isolate F172 unplaced genomic scaffold, ASM1918654v1 scaffold26577, whole genome shotgun sequence genomic interval GATTTGTGAGGTTCATTGCCGCTTTTGCCTTTTATTTTGTGTTGGTCTTTTGACTACTGCCCCGGTAACTAAAATAAAAACGAATagttaaaaatatctttaaattaaattatccttgtcatgtcttaatttaGGGAGGCAATTGGTATTTGATAGTGCATTTGATTTTGAGTCGATTTTTGCCAAATAACTATGTTAGTAGTGTAACAACAACCACGaaatcaaaaaataaacaagtatatTTCAACTAAAAAATAGGCTTTGgaacaaaaatcaaatttgaattcatgatcaaaattcaaaagaattgtagtacataaattaggacaaagaaGTAATGACGGACCATTTTGACAATCAACTTTCACTTAACACCTCAAATAGTGGAGTCTTTACTTAACATGTTTATAATAAACGAGACTTACTTTACATGATACATACATCTTTAATATTAACATCCATATTTCTAGAATTAGCATCTTCTAACGGACAACCTTAAGAAATTATCGATCACATaagttttttcaaaatgatAATACGAGTAAAATGTGACAAATAATGATCCATGTAAAATATCCAGTGGGTAACGAAGGTACATAAGTAAGCAGGGAATCTTTATCGCACAAGGCatcataaaagaagaagaaaaaagcgGATAGATAAAAGAGAGAGAACCACACGGCCTAATAGATAGCTGAGTTTATACTCAACTCCACTTCTCTAGCTTTGATTTCCTTTCAGTTGGGAAAATGTTAACCGTAAAACATACCGCTGCCGCCCTCCGATTCTCCGCCGTCAACTTCGATACCACTTCCCGCCGGTTATCTCATTCTCCCAGCTTCTTCATCCCTCCTCGGTACTACTACTTCTTGCTTGCTGCACAGTTACATATACTGCCcccaatttttatattatttttattgatttgagaGTTGTGTTGCAGAGATAAATTTGGAAGATTGACGGATAATTATGCTGGAAGAAAAATGTGCAAGGGAAAAATTGGAATCAAAGCAACTGCAAAGGATCATTTCAGCTCGGGTTCTGAGCCAGTAAAACAGAATGCGAAGCAGTCGAGCTATCATCCATCTGAGGACATTGGGGAGCCGGAACTAATGGAGAATGAGGAAGCTCAACTCAAGCCAGCTGAATGTACAAGGACAATTATTGAGGttaaaaaatgatgtttttgcaaaagaaacttattcatcAAACACATTAGCTTTGAGTTGATCGGTATATCTTGCCTTCTAATTGTTGCTTGCTAATTTCGATGATATAGTGAACTTCTTGTTTGTGCTTTGAATTTTGTGAATCTAAATTTTGTTAGATGTCCTTGTAGGTTTGCAGAAACCCTTGGGATTTTTATAGAAGGGGTTGTAATTAGAGATATTTGTACTATTTTTCTATTCATAATAGAAAACTATCTCTGCTTCTGCCCCAAGGATGTAGGCTTGGCTGGACCTCATTAACTCCTTAAGTTAATTCTTCTCCGGCTAGTTAAACCCGCGATTTTTTGCAACAAACACATTATTTCCTCCCCTTATAAACTTAAAAAGAATAGAATTTACTGCTGACTATGCAATATGCTTTCCTGTCTTATGCTTTTAGTCAATGAAGCTCACAGGCATCTATTTATCGTCTGAAATGGAATCTTACGAACTATAATGACAGGACATTGTCCACAGGATCTCAGTCATCAATATTCTTTGTAGCTCATGAGCAAATATAATCTAGGCTGCTGATCATTATAGCTATTTGTCTATGGTAGCTGATATATTGCTATTATCACTTGATACCTAGGTAAATAGCAAAGCAACACTCATGTTTTCAAGTGCTATCAGTGATGTAATGCGTGCAAATATTTTCTGGCCAGATTTGCCTTACACAACTGATGAACTTGGAAGTAAGATGCACAATTCTTTTTATTAGCATATTTACTCAGGCTAATAATTTACTTCTTACTTCTTACTGGTTTTGTGGCATATTCAATCCTTGAAGGTTTTTGTGCTTTCCCTTTCTATCAGATGTCTACTTCCAAGTGAAGAATGACGAAGACGTTCTGAAAAATCCGACAACTGAAGAAAACGTTGTGGTATGGAACATTTTAACTAAGAAATTCAGTTAATTTTCATCGTTAggtgtttttgtatttttttaaacgATGTATTATTTtgcttttctttattttctagcAATTAATTTTGACATGGTATACTGCCACCACTGGGTCCTTTCAAATGATTCTGCTTCATTTGGGGATAAGTGGATAACTGTTTCCGGATCACGTAGGCATTTTCCTGTTTGATGATTCTGATTAAACTGTTGTTGAGTTTCCTTATTATGTCACGATCATTTTCCCCATTTTGATAAATACAGGAAACATGAACCATGACATAACAACTCATGGTCTTTAATAGGCATAATAGCCCAAATCTAATGCTTCACAAGTTTATCCATCAGAAgagagaaaattatttttattatggtCGTATCttgattatgaattttatgACCATCTTCCTATGGAAAGATTCTTCTGTTGCATTGGTCTCTAAAGTGGAACTTTGCTTTTATCACTTTATTGTAAATccaatttatcttttaaaagcTCTTTCTTTCTGAGAGATAAAATAGAAACGCTTAAGAAAATGTGAGGAAGCTGTGTTACACCCAGATAGTAAAACCTACCATCAAGCCGCATAATTCTACTTTCCATAATTGTATGGAAACGCTCTAATGAAAAGTTAAATAAAAGGGATTCTCAGATGGCAACTTCCATAGATAAACTATAAGTAAAGTATTTGCTTTTCTCCGAAGGCTTACTTGATTTCCAATCAAATGCAGGAAGTAATTATTGGCCTAGATACATCTGAAATGCAGAGTGAGATGGAGTCATCAGGTCAATCCCAACTTGATTACCAGATAGATGAATTTGATGACGAGGATATCGATATTGATGATGAAGACGACATTGACGATGACGATGACGATGAcgatgacgatgatgatgatgatgatgatgatgacgatgatgatgaaGCGGTATTACTTGTTTTAAATGGtttacttttcaaatataaCTGCTATTCTGTCCGTCATTGCTGGTAAATATACTTGTTCGCAGGATTGGGTTTCTGTTCTTGACGATGAAGAAGATCAGAGTGGGGATCCTGACTTGGAGGATTGGGCTACATTAGAGACGATGCGATCTTCTCATCCGATACACTTTGCCCAACAAATTAGTGAGGTAATTGTCCTTGTGATAGATTTATGCAATGTAGTTAGAAGAGTGAGAACTATCAATTTGAGTTCCTATTCAGTAAAATCAGCAGATCATGTTATATTTAGTTTCCCAGATGTGTGGCATATAACCTTTTGTATCTGCCATGGACAATAGTaatcaaacatttatttttgtggtCTATATTTGCTGCTCAGGTTGTGACAGATGATCCTATAGATTTTATGGATCAGCCTCCAGCAGGTCTTATTATTCATGGCCTTCTAAGGCCAGCTTTCCTTGAAGATCACACTACCATTCCAAAGCAGATATCTGAACATGAATCAAACGATGCTGGTATAGAACAAATGGAACAAGTGGCAGAACATAAGCAAAATGGCAGTGTTCAAGTCAATGGCCACACACATGAA includes:
- the LOC125851506 gene encoding uncharacterized protein At3g49140-like codes for the protein MLTVKHTAAALRFSAVNFDTTSRRLSHSPSFFIPPRDKFGRLTDNYAGRKMCKGKIGIKATAKDHFSSGSEPVKQNAKQSSYHPSEDIGEPELMENEEAQLKPAECTRTIIEVNSKATLMFSSAISDVMRANIFWPDLPYTTDELGNVYFQVKNDEDVLKNPTTEENVVEVIIGLDTSEMQSEMESSGQSQLDYQIDEFDDEDIDIDDEDDIDDDDDDDDDDDDDDDDDDDDDEADWVSVLDDEEDQSGDPDLEDWATLETMRSSHPIHFAQQISEVVTDDPIDFMDQPPAGLIIHGLLRPAFLEDHTTIPKQISEHESNDAGIEQMEQVAEHKQNGSVQVNGHTHESESSQDNPSCPEELEKDETLGNGTSFYKLEMIKIQLISSHGQQILVELEDFCQARPDAIAHSAANIISRLKAVGEKTTQALRSLCWRCKGIQVEEVVLIGVDSLGFDVRVCSGAQIQTLRFSFKKRATSEYSAERQLNDLLYPRVHPKLHQKKETHQAES